Proteins encoded within one genomic window of Oncorhynchus tshawytscha isolate Ot180627B linkage group LG02, Otsh_v2.0, whole genome shotgun sequence:
- the LOC112230937 gene encoding potassium voltage-gated channel subfamily H member 8 produces the protein MDWVTNGTGIVKKLSSIKEDEEGSEEAQHSPLPKMPRSPLGWGLGSPLRSPLRSPLRSPSRPPTDHRRHSPTTLQIPVVSFSCAPLDLSPRFVDGIETDSGSSLGQKFDFSPSVTQNIPPSSSPGRLHS, from the exons atGGACTGGGTGACTAACGGGACTGGTATTGTGAAGAAGCTTTCCTCCATCAAAGAAGACGAGGAGGGATCTGAGGAGGCTCAACACTCGCCCCTCCCCAAAATGCCCCGTTCCCCTCTGGGATGGGGGCTGGGCTCGCCCCTGCGCTCCCCACTGCGCTCGCCCCTGCGTAGCCCCTCCCGCCCACCCACAGACCACCGCAGGCACAGCCCCACCACTCTCCAGATTCCTGTGGTGAGCTTCAGTTGTGCCCCTCTGGACCTCAGTCCCAG GTTTGTGGATGGCATTgaaacagacagtggtagtaGTTTGGGCCAGAAGTTTGACTTCAGCCCCAGTGTGACCCAGAACATCCCACCCAGCTCTAGTCCAGGTAGGCTGCATTCATAA